The Denticeps clupeoides chromosome 5, fDenClu1.1, whole genome shotgun sequence genome includes a region encoding these proteins:
- the LOC114790740 gene encoding homeobox protein engrailed-1-B-like isoform X2 yields MEEQKDQSSRDSTEGDGVSNLPSPPILAHQAAQQLHRNTNFFIDNILRPDFGCRSRERAPAAARERASRDSTCSSDSTSSSSSPSSSSSPSSASPPSSKQTAAKPAEGGGGGGAARYGDGDGAPSLMVVSAAHGGSSASKESQPLLWPAWVYCTRYSDRPSSGPRTRKLKKKKSEKEDKRPRTAFTAEQLQRLKAEFQANRYITEQRRQALAQELSLNESQIKIWFQNKRAKIKKATGYKNGLALQLMAQGLYNHSTTTVQEEKEDSE; encoded by the exons ATGGAGGAACAAAAGGACCAGAGCAGCCGGGACTCGACGGAGGGGGACGGCGTGTCCAACCTGCCCTCCCCGCCCATCCTGGCGCACCAGGCGGCGCAGCAGCTCCACCGGAACACCAACTTCTTCATCGACAACATCCTGCGGCCCGACTTCGGCTGCCGGAGCCGCGAGCGCGCGCCCGCCGCGGCCCGGGAGCGCGCGAGCCGCGACTCCACGTGCAGCAGTGACAGCACGTCGTCCTCCTCGTCgccgtcgtcgtcgtcgtcgccgTCCTCGGCGTCCCCCCCGTCCTCCAAGCAGACTGCGGCCAAGCCGGCCGAGGGcggcggggggggcggggcggccAGATACGGCGACGGAGACGGCGCGCCCTCCCTGATGGTGGTGAGCGCGGCCCACGGCGGCTCGAGCGCGTCCAAGGAGTCGCAGCCGCTGCTGTGGCCCGCGTGGGTGTACTGCACGCGCTACTCGGACAGGCCCTCATCTG GCCCAAGGACACGGaaactgaagaagaagaagagcgagAAGGAGGACAAGCGGCCGCGCACCGCCTTCACCGCCGAGCAGCTGCAGAGACTGAAGGCCGAGTTCCAGGCCAACCGCTACATCACCGAGCAGCGGCGGCAGGCGCTGGCGCAGGAACTGAGCCTGAACGAGTCGCAGatcaagatctggttccagaacaaGCGGGCGAAGATCAAGAAGGCCACGGGCTACAAGAACGGCCTGGCGCTGCAGCTGATGGCGCAGGGACTGTACAACCATTCCACCACCACCgtgcaggaggagaaggaggacagCGAGTGA
- the LOC114790740 gene encoding homeobox protein engrailed-1-B-like isoform X1 has protein sequence MEEQKDQSSRDSTEGDGVSNLPSPPILAHQAAQQLHRNTNFFIDNILRPDFGCRSRERAPAAARERASRDSTCSSDSTSSSSSPSSSSSPSSASPPSSKQTAAKPAEGGGGGGAARYGDGDGAPSLMVVSAAHGGSSASKESQPLLWPAWVYCTRYSDRPSSVSTLGPRTRKLKKKKSEKEDKRPRTAFTAEQLQRLKAEFQANRYITEQRRQALAQELSLNESQIKIWFQNKRAKIKKATGYKNGLALQLMAQGLYNHSTTTVQEEKEDSE, from the exons ATGGAGGAACAAAAGGACCAGAGCAGCCGGGACTCGACGGAGGGGGACGGCGTGTCCAACCTGCCCTCCCCGCCCATCCTGGCGCACCAGGCGGCGCAGCAGCTCCACCGGAACACCAACTTCTTCATCGACAACATCCTGCGGCCCGACTTCGGCTGCCGGAGCCGCGAGCGCGCGCCCGCCGCGGCCCGGGAGCGCGCGAGCCGCGACTCCACGTGCAGCAGTGACAGCACGTCGTCCTCCTCGTCgccgtcgtcgtcgtcgtcgccgTCCTCGGCGTCCCCCCCGTCCTCCAAGCAGACTGCGGCCAAGCCGGCCGAGGGcggcggggggggcggggcggccAGATACGGCGACGGAGACGGCGCGCCCTCCCTGATGGTGGTGAGCGCGGCCCACGGCGGCTCGAGCGCGTCCAAGGAGTCGCAGCCGCTGCTGTGGCCCGCGTGGGTGTACTGCACGCGCTACTCGGACAGGCCCTCATCTG TTTCTACACTAGGCCCAAGGACACGGaaactgaagaagaagaagagcgagAAGGAGGACAAGCGGCCGCGCACCGCCTTCACCGCCGAGCAGCTGCAGAGACTGAAGGCCGAGTTCCAGGCCAACCGCTACATCACCGAGCAGCGGCGGCAGGCGCTGGCGCAGGAACTGAGCCTGAACGAGTCGCAGatcaagatctggttccagaacaaGCGGGCGAAGATCAAGAAGGCCACGGGCTACAAGAACGGCCTGGCGCTGCAGCTGATGGCGCAGGGACTGTACAACCATTCCACCACCACCgtgcaggaggagaaggaggacagCGAGTGA